The following nucleotide sequence is from Salinispirillum sp. LH 10-3-1.
GTAAACAACCAGTGAAGGTGGTCTGGCATAACCACAAAAGCCAAAGTCTGGGTGGTTGCTATGGCATCTTCTTGTTTGAGCGATTGAATGAGCGTTCGGGCAGCCGAGAGATCAGAGAAGAAAGGTCGACGATGTTGGGTTGCGGTGGTGATGTGGTAAACATGACCGGGTGCAGAAAACCGCCCTTTGCGTAGATTCCGTCCGTGGTAGTGCATGATAGTTCGTCGCTGTCGAAGGGATGTTATTGTGAAGAATAACGTGGGTCATGGGTACTCACCCTAGGGGTAGGAATGCAGTGTTAACGCGAATTGTCCCGTAGGAGCGCAGCCCTCTGCGCGAAAGTTTGGCCTTGGGGCTGGGTTGGGGTTCGGCCAGGGGGCTGGCCTCCTACGGAAAAAACGCCAGGCCTTGGTCAATGTGCATGTTCGGCCAGAGGGCTGGCCTCCTACGTGCCGGCGCTGGTATGATCGCGCGCTATGCAGCACGACTACCAAGACCTCATTCGGATCTTCAACGACCTCTTTCTGCCGACGCTCAACACGGAACTGGTGGCGGGTGATGGCGAGCCCATCTATTTGCCCGCCGATGCTCAGTATCCGCATCATCGCATCGTTTTCGCCAATCACTTTTATTCGTCGGCCTTGCACGAAATAGGGCATTGGTTGGTCGCCGGACCGGAGCGTCGCTTGCTGGAAGACTTCGGCTATTGGTACAAGCCCGATGGGCGGACCGCCGAAGAGCAAATAGAGTTCGAGCGGGTAGAGGTTAAGCCACAAGCGAACGAATGGATGTTGTCGGTCGCGGCTGGACACCCGTTTCATTTCAGCGCCGACAATTTGAGCACTGGACTGGGTGCGTCGCATGCCTTTAAATGTCATGTGCAGCAGCGAGTATGGTCGCTACTGGATAACGGTTTGCCAGAACGCTTGCGTGTGCTGGTTGAGCGGTTAACAGCCTTTTATGGGCGCGCACCCTTGCAGCGCGACTGTTTCAGTATTGAACAATAACGCAAAAAAATAACGAAAAGGATCACGACATGGCGTATTTGATTTTGGGTCTCGTACTGTTTCTCGGCATACATTCTGTGCGCATGTTTGCGGACGGTTGGCGCACCAATATGGTTGAAAAACTCGGTGAAGGTGGCTGGAAAGGCCTCTATACCGTCGTTGCCATTGTTGGCCTGGTATTGGTGGTTTGGGGTTACGGGCAGGCGCGCTTGAACATGGTGTGGGTGTGGATACCACCTATTTGGACCGCGCATTTGGCCGCCTTGTTGACCGTTCCGGCATTTATCCTACTGGCGGCTGCCTATGTACCGGGCACTCACATGAAAGCCAAGCTGGGTCACCCCATGGTGTTGTCCGTTAAGGTGTGGGCACTGGCGCACTTGTTGGCTAACGGTACTTTGGCCGACATCGTGCTGTTCGGCAGCTTCTTAGTCTGGGCCATTGTTAACTTTGCGAAATCTCGCCGTCGTGACCGTGCGGAAGGGGTCGTGCGTACGGCGGTCGGCGCATCGCGTGATGCCATTGCGGTGGTGATTGGATTGGTGGCTTGGGTTGCTTTTGCATTCTATCTGCATGCTGTATTAATCGGAGTGCGCCCGTTCGGCTGATGGGCCGGTAGGGCGCAAAATGCGACGCCGTTAATTCCTAACTACGGCGTCGCAGGCTTACTCGCCGTCGCTGCACTTTATCCCGCGTGCAGCGACGACCTCTAGGTACTTCGCGTTTGAAGCGGCGGCTCTGGTGCGTGCTCCTGCGCATTCTCTAAGGGTTTGGTCGCGTTCTTTTTGGGTAGCTGAGCCTGGGTTTGAGGGCGTGTTTGCGCGCTTGTCTCCCAGTCCTGCTCATCAATCGTACCCATGTCAAACAAACCAATATCACGCAGCAGGTGATCGCTCATAGGTGGCAGACCACGTACCTTGCCGTGTGTTTTACGATCAGCGCGCTCGCTTTGTTTCAAACGCAAAACAGCCAGAGAGTTTATAAGTAAAGTTAACATCGAAGATTTCCTCCAAGTGGTTTGGAGGCTGCGGATGGTTCAACGCGGAAGAGAGAGGAAAATCAACCTACTGCCCATGCAGACGCACGGATCCCATGATCAGGAAAAACCTGAGACGTGGTATTTTGAAGGGTGATTTGTCGAACTCGGCAGCTGCGGTGAAGATCCGCAGCCGTGATTTACTCAATCAGTCACTGCGAATTTCAAGCGGCATGACACCAGCGTTTAAGCGGTGTAGCCATTCGAAAATTGACTGTTG
It contains:
- a CDS encoding NnrU family protein; this encodes MAYLILGLVLFLGIHSVRMFADGWRTNMVEKLGEGGWKGLYTVVAIVGLVLVVWGYGQARLNMVWVWIPPIWTAHLAALLTVPAFILLAAAYVPGTHMKAKLGHPMVLSVKVWALAHLLANGTLADIVLFGSFLVWAIVNFAKSRRRDRAEGVVRTAVGASRDAIAVVIGLVAWVAFAFYLHAVLIGVRPFG
- a CDS encoding elongation factor P hydroxylase, which translates into the protein MQHDYQDLIRIFNDLFLPTLNTELVAGDGEPIYLPADAQYPHHRIVFANHFYSSALHEIGHWLVAGPERRLLEDFGYWYKPDGRTAEEQIEFERVEVKPQANEWMLSVAAGHPFHFSADNLSTGLGASHAFKCHVQQRVWSLLDNGLPERLRVLVERLTAFYGRAPLQRDCFSIEQ